The following proteins are co-located in the Candidatus Woesearchaeota archaeon genome:
- a CDS encoding AAA family ATPase: protein MTSPIIVGICGNSCSGKSTICKELAEKYPLDVMHIKADKFFRKENSTNVDGQPIWNRKEDVNFDLLIKAIKDLKEGKETYMPKKAFTEAQDKLLKPQKIVLIDGFLIYTNEELVSLIDKKIYLDIAEDELIARRLLRNIEERKEFIFKAVIEPAKLYENIQKDNSDLIIDSNRSQNEVILDVEKEILN from the coding sequence ATGACATCACCAATTATAGTTGGAATTTGTGGAAATAGTTGTTCTGGAAAGAGTACTATTTGTAAAGAGCTCGCTGAGAAGTATCCTTTAGATGTAATGCATATTAAAGCAGATAAATTTTTTAGAAAAGAAAATTCAACTAATGTTGATGGACAACCTATTTGGAATAGAAAAGAAGATGTTAATTTTGATTTATTAATTAAAGCTATTAAAGATTTAAAAGAAGGTAAAGAAACATATATGCCAAAAAAAGCATTTACTGAGGCTCAAGACAAATTATTAAAACCACAAAAAATAGTATTGATTGATGGATTTTTAATTTACACTAATGAAGAACTTGTATCTTTAATTGATAAAAAAATTTATTTGGATATTGCTGAAGATGAATTAATAGCTAGAAGATTGTTAAGGAATATTGAAGAGAGAAAGGAGTTTATATTTAAAGCAGTCATTGAACCTGCAAAGCTATATGAAAATATACAAAAAGATAATTCTGATCTGATAATTGATTCTAATAGATCTCAAAATGAAGTGATTTTGGATGTTGAGAAAGAAATTTTAAATTAA